A single genomic interval of Adhaeribacter pallidiroseus harbors:
- a CDS encoding PLP-dependent transferase: protein MKRRDILKGLSVLPISGVVAAGQSAMAHPAAPTEFDLLDYMKRTESPEIAGPLKAGPNIYQSIGVEPIINCRGTFTIIGASVELPEVREAMEYACRFFVQLDELAMGVGKRLSEITGAEWGMVSSGCAAGMKHVTAACVTGGNPEKLIRIPDLAGFDKTEVIIPKDSRNVYDHAIRNIGVKIIMVDSEDELRSAISPRTAMIYANADGLPASGPLSLESIAAIAKPKNVPILVDAAAEILTIPNVHLQKGASVVAYSGGKGIRGPQCAGLLLGKKDILMAAWQASAPHHGPGRDNKVGREEVMGMLAAVETWVKRDHDKEYKTWMGYLDTIANRVKKIDGVQTSVKEPTGLANRTPTLIISWDPAKLNIIGIDVANELSSTKPRIALSTYNGNRNGTPDPNVTGLSISSWMMQPGNDKIVADRIYDALSRKRPTRVTTLKAPATTITGRWDATIQFFNSQSQHTLFIEQQDGNWIQGSHKGDFEIRDMSGTMEGDQVKFRSMYHAPGDGINFTFSGKVSGDTMSGDIHMGEYLTAKFTAKKYAYPSSHQTIFVPIGPPLSS, encoded by the coding sequence ATGAAACGCAGAGATATTTTAAAAGGCTTGTCCGTTTTACCGATTAGCGGGGTAGTAGCCGCGGGTCAATCAGCGATGGCCCACCCGGCCGCGCCTACCGAATTTGATTTGTTAGATTACATGAAGCGCACCGAAAGCCCCGAAATAGCCGGTCCGCTCAAAGCCGGCCCTAATATCTACCAATCGATTGGGGTAGAACCCATTATTAATTGCCGCGGTACTTTTACCATTATCGGGGCATCGGTAGAACTGCCGGAAGTACGGGAAGCCATGGAATATGCCTGTCGTTTTTTTGTGCAATTAGATGAACTGGCCATGGGCGTGGGGAAACGGCTTTCGGAAATTACCGGGGCCGAATGGGGCATGGTTTCGTCGGGTTGTGCGGCCGGGATGAAACACGTAACCGCCGCTTGCGTCACCGGGGGCAACCCGGAAAAACTGATCCGCATTCCGGACCTGGCCGGGTTTGATAAAACAGAAGTAATTATTCCGAAAGACTCACGAAACGTATACGACCACGCCATCCGCAACATCGGGGTAAAAATTATTATGGTAGACTCAGAAGACGAGTTGCGCAGTGCCATTAGCCCGCGTACGGCCATGATCTACGCCAACGCCGATGGGTTACCGGCATCGGGCCCTTTGTCGTTGGAAAGTATTGCGGCCATTGCCAAACCGAAGAATGTACCTATTCTGGTAGATGCGGCCGCCGAGATTTTAACCATCCCGAACGTACATTTGCAGAAAGGAGCCTCGGTAGTAGCCTACAGCGGGGGTAAAGGTATCCGTGGACCGCAATGCGCCGGTTTATTATTAGGTAAAAAGGATATTTTAATGGCGGCCTGGCAGGCCAGCGCTCCGCACCACGGTCCGGGCCGCGACAATAAAGTAGGCCGCGAAGAAGTAATGGGTATGTTGGCCGCCGTGGAAACCTGGGTAAAACGCGACCATGACAAAGAATACAAAACCTGGATGGGCTATTTAGATACCATTGCCAACCGGGTTAAAAAAATTGATGGCGTACAGACCTCGGTAAAAGAACCAACCGGCTTAGCCAACCGTACTCCTACTCTAATTATTTCCTGGGATCCCGCCAAACTAAACATTATCGGGATAGACGTAGCCAACGAATTGTCGAGCACTAAACCCCGCATTGCCCTGAGTACCTACAACGGTAACCGCAACGGCACGCCCGACCCAAATGTAACCGGTTTATCGATTAGCTCCTGGATGATGCAACCCGGCAACGATAAGATTGTGGCCGATCGCATTTACGACGCACTTTCCCGGAAACGCCCTACCCGTGTGACTACATTAAAAGCTCCTGCTACCACTATTACCGGCCGATGGGATGCGACCATTCAATTCTTTAATAGCCAGAGCCAGCATACTCTGTTTATTGAACAACAAGACGGCAACTGGATACAAGGCTCGCACAAAGGCGACTTTGAAATCCGGGATATGTCGGGCACCATGGAGGGCGACCAGGTAAAGTTCCGGAGCATGTACCACGCTCCCGGCGACGGCATTAACTTTACGTTTTCCGGAAAAGTTTCCGGCGATACCATGTCCGGGGACATTCACATGGGCGAATACCTAACGGCTAAATTCACCGCCAAAAAATACGCTTACCCCAGTTCGCACCAAACCATCTTTGTACCAATCGGGCCGCCTTTATCGAGTTAA
- a CDS encoding RidA family protein yields the protein MNTTPRRSILKKLLASVAGLGGFSLVAKAKELEGNEKEAFNITTFQDVPLFSGSTKHGNLVFVAGKGAHFEGDVKAHAEHVLKELEAELIKAGSSMQKVLKVNVYLADLNDYKAMNEVYKGKFGSKPPVRTTVATYGGVPGNSLVEMDCIAYV from the coding sequence ATGAACACAACTCCCAGAAGATCCATCTTAAAAAAATTACTTGCTTCGGTAGCCGGTCTCGGCGGATTTAGTTTAGTAGCCAAAGCCAAAGAACTGGAAGGCAATGAAAAAGAAGCCTTTAACATTACCACGTTTCAGGATGTACCCTTGTTCTCGGGTTCTACCAAACACGGCAATTTAGTTTTTGTGGCGGGAAAAGGAGCGCATTTTGAAGGGGACGTAAAAGCCCACGCCGAACATGTTTTAAAAGAACTCGAAGCCGAATTAATTAAAGCGGGCTCGTCGATGCAAAAAGTGTTAAAAGTAAACGTGTACCTGGCCGACCTGAACGATTACAAAGCCATGAACGAAGTGTACAAAGGCAAATTCGGTAGCAAACCGCCGGTACGGACTACCGTGGCTACTTATGGTGGAGTACCGGGTAACTCGCTCGTGGAAATGGATTGTATTGCTTACGTGTAA
- a CDS encoding SusC/RagA family TonB-linked outer membrane protein yields MKLMIMLLTVAFLQVSAKASSQSISITEKNTSLEKVFEIIHQQSGYLFIYNNELLKTAKPVSLNLKAVSLEKALNLILEGQPLTYTLLDKTIIIRAKAAPVKEALLNIDVKGKVQDDKGEPLPGVSIQISGTTQGTVTDASGTFTLNAPENASLIFSYIGYANQTVPLNGRPEITITLVADEKMLNEVVVTALGISREKKALAYSVSEVKGDEFTQARENNIANALTGKIAGVNATGLSTGPGGSSRVIIRGNGSLAGSNTPLYVINGMPLDNTTPGGSATTNGGGTNVDRGDGIAGINPDDIESISVLKGGTAAALYGSRAANGVILITTKSGKAQKGIGVQYNSTYTLENVAIVPDWQYEYGQGLEGRKPADASQAIQTGRWSWGAKIDGSEFIAADGKTHPYVAQKNNIKNFYQTGNTFTNTLAFNGGTEALNFRFSLSDLDSKAILPNSTYDRKNATLSLNSKIGKRINIEVLAQYNNEQAHNRPSAGDATGNPNWTPYMIANTVDMRWVSPGYNAAGMETPWNDAGVATNAYFVVNKFKNDDTKNRFIGQASIQFNLLDNLYLKGQVARDFSNYNFESVIPTGTIYTTGSKGEMSLFTNESSETNAMLTANYNTNLSENFGLNVLAGGNRRNNYIRSYNLAGNQFIIPFFYTFSNLTNTTQSQSFSETQTNSVFGSVDLDYKGFAYLTFTGRNDWFSTLSPKNNSIFYPSVGGSFILSQALQLPKAISLAKFRASWAQVGGGGPNPYQINLSYSMVPSSTVPLQDVTSTTISNPELGPLTSTTTEVGMDLQFFNRRLGLDLTLYNRTTTNDIVSTAITPTSGFENIILNVGEMYNKGIETLITGTPVQKGNFTWNTSYNFAYNKNRVVSLAEGLNTIQMATTVNNYANVNSTVGQPYGVITGYTMAKDASGNVIYDPKSGFPVRSPLQQLGNGVAPLTMGLTNEFTYKNFSLNVLLDGKFGNKVFSMMEVYGIRMGLLKMTLPGRENGLEVNGVTPEGAPYSRTVAVKDLRVWYDNYKNYSDVFLHDGSFVKLRQVIFTYNIPANKIPLLKLQGASISFVARNLAILYRKTDNFDPESSFTNGNAQGFESFGLPRTRTMGLNFMLKF; encoded by the coding sequence ATGAAACTGATGATCATGCTCCTCACCGTGGCATTTTTGCAAGTAAGTGCCAAAGCTTCCTCCCAAAGTATTTCCATTACGGAGAAAAACACCTCCCTGGAAAAAGTATTTGAAATTATTCACCAGCAAAGTGGCTACTTATTTATTTACAACAACGAACTGTTAAAAACCGCTAAACCGGTAAGTTTAAATTTAAAAGCTGTTTCTCTGGAAAAAGCCTTAAACCTGATTCTGGAAGGTCAGCCCCTTACCTACACCTTGCTGGATAAAACCATTATCATCCGGGCCAAAGCCGCCCCTGTTAAGGAAGCATTGCTGAACATTGATGTAAAAGGCAAAGTACAGGACGATAAAGGCGAGCCGTTGCCGGGCGTGAGCATCCAGATCAGCGGCACGACCCAAGGTACCGTTACCGATGCGAGTGGCACTTTTACGCTCAACGCGCCGGAAAACGCCAGCTTAATATTTTCCTACATTGGTTACGCCAACCAAACGGTGCCGTTAAACGGTCGTCCCGAAATCACGATTACCTTGGTGGCCGATGAAAAAATGTTGAACGAAGTAGTGGTAACCGCTTTAGGTATTTCGCGGGAAAAGAAAGCTTTGGCTTACTCGGTATCGGAAGTGAAAGGCGATGAATTTACCCAGGCCCGCGAAAACAACATTGCCAATGCGTTAACCGGTAAAATTGCCGGGGTAAATGCCACTGGTTTGTCTACCGGTCCGGGCGGCTCCAGCCGGGTAATTATCCGGGGTAATGGTTCCTTGGCTGGTTCCAACACGCCTTTGTACGTGATCAACGGCATGCCCCTGGATAATACCACTCCGGGCGGAAGTGCCACCACCAACGGCGGAGGCACTAACGTAGACCGCGGCGATGGCATTGCCGGCATTAACCCCGACGATATCGAAAGTATTTCGGTTTTAAAAGGCGGTACCGCCGCGGCTTTGTACGGTTCACGCGCCGCCAACGGCGTTATTTTAATCACTACCAAATCGGGGAAAGCGCAAAAAGGCATTGGCGTACAATATAATTCTACTTATACTTTAGAAAACGTGGCCATTGTGCCGGATTGGCAATACGAGTACGGGCAAGGGCTGGAAGGTCGCAAACCGGCCGATGCTTCGCAAGCTATTCAAACTGGGCGTTGGTCGTGGGGTGCTAAAATAGATGGCTCCGAGTTTATCGCGGCCGATGGTAAAACGCATCCGTACGTGGCGCAAAAGAATAACATTAAAAATTTCTACCAAACCGGGAATACCTTCACCAACACCCTGGCTTTTAACGGCGGCACCGAAGCCTTGAATTTCCGGTTTTCTTTATCCGATTTAGATAGTAAAGCCATTCTGCCCAACTCTACTTACGACCGCAAAAACGCTACTTTAAGCCTGAACAGTAAAATTGGCAAAAGAATAAATATTGAAGTTTTAGCCCAGTACAATAACGAGCAAGCCCACAATCGCCCGAGCGCCGGCGATGCCACCGGTAACCCTAATTGGACTCCCTACATGATTGCCAATACCGTGGACATGCGCTGGGTAAGTCCGGGTTACAATGCAGCGGGCATGGAAACGCCCTGGAACGATGCCGGCGTAGCTACCAACGCGTACTTTGTGGTGAATAAATTTAAAAACGACGATACTAAAAACCGGTTTATCGGGCAGGCCAGCATCCAGTTTAATCTGCTCGATAATTTATACCTGAAAGGCCAGGTAGCCCGCGATTTCAGCAATTACAACTTCGAGTCGGTTATCCCGACCGGTACCATTTACACGACCGGCAGCAAAGGCGAAATGAGCCTGTTCACCAATGAATCCAGCGAAACCAACGCCATGCTTACGGCCAACTACAACACCAACCTGAGCGAAAATTTTGGCTTGAACGTTTTAGCAGGTGGAAACCGCCGCAACAACTATATTAGGAGTTATAACCTGGCGGGTAACCAGTTTATTATTCCGTTTTTCTACACGTTCTCTAATCTAACCAACACTACCCAATCGCAAAGCTTCTCCGAAACGCAAACCAACTCGGTTTTTGGTTCCGTAGATTTGGATTACAAAGGTTTTGCTTACTTAACTTTTACCGGCCGCAACGATTGGTTCTCCACTTTAAGCCCAAAGAATAACAGCATTTTTTATCCATCGGTGGGTGGTAGTTTTATCTTGTCGCAGGCCCTGCAATTACCCAAAGCTATTAGCTTGGCTAAGTTCCGGGCCTCGTGGGCGCAGGTGGGCGGCGGCGGACCAAATCCCTACCAGATTAATTTATCGTACAGCATGGTTCCCAGCAGTACCGTGCCTTTGCAGGACGTAACCAGCACTACCATTTCTAACCCCGAATTAGGTCCCTTAACCTCCACCACCACCGAGGTAGGCATGGATTTACAATTTTTCAACCGCCGTCTGGGTTTAGATTTAACGCTTTATAACCGCACCACCACCAACGATATTGTATCTACCGCCATCACTCCTACTTCCGGCTTCGAAAATATTATTCTGAACGTGGGTGAAATGTACAACAAAGGCATCGAGACCTTGATTACCGGCACACCGGTGCAAAAAGGGAATTTTACCTGGAACACCAGCTACAATTTTGCCTATAACAAAAACCGGGTAGTAAGCTTAGCCGAAGGTTTAAATACCATCCAAATGGCAACCACGGTAAATAATTACGCCAACGTAAACAGCACGGTGGGCCAGCCTTATGGCGTTATTACTGGTTATACCATGGCGAAAGATGCCAGCGGCAATGTTATTTACGATCCCAAATCCGGGTTCCCGGTACGGTCACCGTTGCAGCAATTAGGCAATGGCGTGGCCCCGCTTACCATGGGCTTAACCAACGAGTTTACCTATAAAAACTTTTCCTTAAACGTATTGCTCGACGGAAAATTCGGCAACAAAGTATTTTCCATGATGGAAGTATACGGCATCCGGATGGGTTTATTAAAAATGACTTTACCAGGCCGGGAAAATGGCTTGGAAGTAAACGGCGTTACGCCGGAAGGCGCCCCTTATTCGCGCACAGTAGCCGTGAAGGACTTGCGGGTATGGTACGATAACTACAAAAACTACTCCGACGTGTTCTTGCACGATGGCAGTTTTGTAAAACTGCGCCAGGTGATTTTTACCTATAACATTCCGGCCAACAAAATACCCCTGCTGAAATTACAAGGCGCTTCCATCTCATTCGTGGCCCGTAACCTGGCCATCCTGTACCGCAAAACCGACAACTTCGATCCGGAATCGAGCTTTACCAACGGCAATGCCCAAGGTTTCGAATCGTTTGGTTTGCCCCGCACCCGCACCATGGGCCTAAATTTTATGCTTAAATTTTAA
- a CDS encoding SusD/RagB family nutrient-binding outer membrane lipoprotein, with protein sequence MKTYHFFKFLSGLTLCTTLLTVTSCDDGFEEMNVNPNAYEQVVPEFMFSKALYDGARNRLGGADGAMQYTTSFNEVAGFGSKYIFLQGSAPYGVFTSAYTNEIQEITDVILSVKDDPNNVNKLAAARIWRAYCFHRVTDLYGDIPYSQAGLGYREGILQPKYDPQEAIYKDMLKELEEATAQFDAAKPTFGTADVIYGGNVDKWKKFGYSLMLRLGMRLTKVDAALAEAWVRKAIAGGVITSNTDIAQIMFVAGGQAINQNPLANAYLSSDYSSANGSTNREGGKYANTFIDFLKYNNDPRLGVLSVVWQNGKADTTAAIQKGMPQNFQTKPADFVTYSEPNPATLLRLDTPVLLMTSAEINFLLAEAALRGWYTGETPATLYNNGVISAMKQWGFWGGAGVISDSRINVYLAAHPYNPTGSTEEQLTQIHTQFWASLFPDSQEVFANWRRTGYPVLVPNNVPGNATNATIFRRMLYPTIEESLNAQNLQEAVTRLGGNTFLTRIWWDK encoded by the coding sequence ATGAAAACATATCATTTTTTTAAATTTTTATCGGGTTTAACACTTTGCACCACGCTTTTAACAGTCACTTCCTGCGACGATGGTTTTGAGGAAATGAACGTGAACCCCAACGCCTACGAACAGGTTGTGCCGGAGTTTATGTTCAGCAAGGCTTTGTACGACGGGGCCCGTAACCGCTTAGGTGGGGCCGACGGCGCCATGCAGTACACCACCAGTTTTAACGAAGTGGCCGGATTTGGCTCGAAATACATTTTTTTGCAAGGCTCCGCGCCCTACGGCGTTTTTACCAGTGCCTATACCAACGAAATTCAGGAAATTACCGATGTTATTTTGAGCGTGAAAGACGATCCGAATAATGTAAATAAACTGGCTGCGGCACGCATTTGGCGCGCTTACTGTTTCCATCGCGTTACTGATTTATACGGCGATATTCCGTATTCGCAAGCCGGTCTGGGTTACCGCGAAGGCATTCTGCAACCGAAGTACGACCCCCAGGAAGCTATTTACAAAGACATGCTGAAAGAGCTGGAAGAAGCTACTGCCCAGTTTGATGCCGCCAAACCTACCTTTGGCACCGCCGATGTTATTTACGGCGGCAACGTAGATAAATGGAAAAAATTCGGGTATTCTTTAATGCTGCGTTTAGGCATGCGCCTGACCAAAGTGGATGCGGCCCTGGCTGAAGCCTGGGTGAGAAAAGCCATTGCGGGGGGCGTTATTACCAGCAATACCGATATTGCCCAGATTATGTTCGTTGCGGGCGGACAGGCGATTAACCAGAATCCCTTGGCCAACGCTTACCTATCTAGCGATTATTCTTCGGCGAACGGCAGCACCAACCGCGAAGGCGGTAAATATGCCAATACCTTCATCGATTTTTTAAAATATAACAACGATCCGCGCCTGGGTGTACTGTCGGTAGTGTGGCAAAACGGCAAAGCCGATACCACCGCGGCCATTCAAAAAGGCATGCCGCAAAACTTCCAGACCAAACCCGCCGATTTTGTAACTTATTCCGAACCGAACCCGGCCACCTTGCTGCGTTTAGATACTCCAGTATTGTTAATGACCAGCGCCGAGATTAATTTCCTGCTCGCCGAAGCGGCTTTGCGCGGCTGGTACACCGGCGAAACGCCGGCAACTTTATACAATAACGGCGTGATTTCCGCTATGAAACAATGGGGCTTCTGGGGCGGGGCCGGCGTAATTTCCGACTCCCGCATCAACGTGTATTTAGCCGCTCATCCGTATAATCCGACTGGTTCCACCGAGGAGCAATTAACGCAGATTCACACGCAGTTCTGGGCTTCGCTTTTCCCGGATTCGCAGGAAGTATTTGCCAACTGGCGCCGCACCGGTTATCCTGTATTAGTACCCAACAATGTTCCGGGTAACGCTACCAACGCCACTATTTTCCGGCGCATGTTATACCCTACCATCGAAGAAAGCTTAAATGCCCAAAACTTACAGGAAGCCGTGACCCGATTGGGTGGTAATACTTTTTTAACCCGTATTTGGTGGGATAAGTAA
- a CDS encoding FecR family protein, with translation MHYGKQGTPRDQPIFSKADLILRYYRGELNAEESEQLEQWLAEDVSNQQFAEKLQDEVFLQDQLDFFSSIDSEVAWQKVAGQIDKPKPNFWQNAPYLKYAAVILVLCLTGSLVYKYQGSAPRSPVEVVQNNTKALPVKKVPAISNQVQLALANGTLINLDNLTNGIIWNKNGIRITKHDQEITFISNPETNIAKNTGRHSLTVPTGRQYKITLPDGSQVWLNAASSLSFANNYQSKNREVLLTGEAYLEVAKDKNKPFVVQAQNSRVEVLGTHFNVMAYPEELSVNTTLLEGSVKISHDNQHRIIKPGYQAKVGKSIAVEKVNVNAAVAWKNGLFHFQNTELEVIMRQLERWYGVDFVNRKQLRNQHFTGIISRQTEIAKILKMLELSGDMRFQTEGQKVIIQSDK, from the coding sequence ATGCATTATGGAAAACAAGGAACACCCCGGGATCAGCCCATTTTTAGCAAGGCCGATCTTATATTGCGGTATTACCGTGGTGAGTTAAATGCGGAGGAGAGCGAACAACTGGAACAATGGTTGGCCGAAGATGTGTCTAATCAACAATTTGCCGAAAAGCTGCAAGACGAAGTTTTCCTGCAAGATCAACTCGACTTTTTTTCTTCCATTGACTCAGAAGTAGCCTGGCAAAAAGTAGCGGGCCAAATAGATAAACCGAAACCTAATTTTTGGCAAAATGCACCTTACCTGAAATACGCGGCCGTTATTCTGGTGCTGTGCCTCACGGGATCACTGGTTTACAAGTACCAGGGATCAGCACCCCGATCTCCTGTAGAAGTAGTTCAGAATAATACAAAAGCGTTGCCGGTAAAGAAAGTACCCGCGATTAGCAACCAGGTGCAGCTTGCTTTAGCAAATGGCACCCTTATTAACCTGGACAACCTAACTAATGGCATTATCTGGAATAAAAACGGAATCCGGATTACGAAGCACGATCAGGAAATCACTTTTATTTCAAACCCGGAAACAAATATCGCGAAAAATACGGGCCGGCATTCTTTAACCGTCCCGACAGGTAGGCAATACAAAATTACCTTACCCGATGGTAGCCAGGTTTGGTTGAATGCGGCCTCGAGTTTAAGTTTTGCAAATAATTACCAAAGTAAAAACCGGGAAGTACTATTAACCGGCGAAGCTTATCTGGAAGTAGCCAAAGATAAAAACAAACCTTTTGTGGTTCAGGCGCAAAACTCGCGGGTAGAAGTGCTGGGCACCCATTTTAACGTAATGGCTTACCCCGAAGAATTATCCGTGAACACCACCTTACTGGAAGGTTCGGTTAAAATAAGCCACGATAACCAGCACCGGATTATAAAACCCGGGTACCAGGCCAAAGTAGGTAAATCCATTGCGGTAGAAAAAGTAAACGTAAATGCCGCGGTCGCCTGGAAGAATGGCTTATTTCATTTCCAGAATACTGAACTGGAAGTTATCATGCGGCAACTGGAAAGATGGTACGGGGTTGACTTTGTAAATAGGAAGCAGTTGCGGAATCAGCATTTTACCGGCATTATATCGCGGCAAACCGAGATTGCTAAAATTTTAAAAATGCTCGAATTGTCCGGCGACATGCGCTTTCAGACCGAAGGCCAAAAAGTCATTATTCAATCAGATAAGTAA
- a CDS encoding RNA polymerase sigma-70 factor: MKLNLKSEPDLVALSQEEVFEQFFKNYYPRLVYFAFQILGDKTKAEDTAQEAFIKFWDHKEEVSQNPVAIKNFLYSTVKNASLNIVRHEKVVEKYKSNFAPLEAEDATVINHIIQSEVLAEIHQAMQTLPESCQRISRMGYLEGMKNHEIAATLGISINTVKTQKQRAMQLLRLRLNPETFAILALVLDHSFN, from the coding sequence ATGAAATTAAATCTAAAGTCTGAGCCTGACTTGGTCGCACTATCCCAGGAAGAAGTTTTTGAACAATTTTTTAAAAACTACTACCCACGGTTAGTATATTTTGCCTTTCAGATTTTAGGTGACAAAACCAAAGCCGAGGACACCGCGCAGGAGGCCTTCATTAAATTTTGGGATCATAAAGAAGAAGTTTCCCAGAATCCGGTGGCAATTAAAAATTTCCTTTACTCTACGGTTAAAAATGCCAGCTTAAATATTGTTCGCCACGAAAAGGTGGTGGAAAAATATAAGAGTAACTTTGCCCCTTTGGAAGCAGAAGATGCCACCGTGATCAACCACATTATTCAGTCGGAAGTATTAGCGGAAATTCACCAGGCTATGCAAACCTTACCCGAAAGCTGTCAGCGTATTTCCCGCATGGGCTACCTGGAAGGCATGAAAAACCACGAAATTGCCGCTACTTTAGGCATTTCCATCAACACCGTAAAAACCCAGAAACAACGGGCCATGCAATTACTCCGCCTGCGCCTCAATCCCGAAACTTTTGCCATACTGGCCTTGGTGTTGGACCATTCTTTTAATTGA
- a CDS encoding cytochrome c class I — MPVFRSVLVTMYFLGVMEITPFLASAQDSKPPTPNPEKITPNIQDAPTPAVKPLRALRPDIQIKHWMLVEPKAVRLLYQASTGSLWYTTFDGDVYRIKNNKGDNPTSQKIFTAQDHGIPRLQGAIFLKNSLFLCGNTTANNGKGTTGRLVRFDIPASGKPILTEVFNTVEYGTNKTVFDHGWNALEISPDEKYIYVNSGARTDHGEVQDNDGFYPNARNGALTANIFRFPVTAKNLLLPNDLEQLKAAGYLYAEGIRNAFDLAFDGTGNLFGVSNSADYDMPEDMFWLREGHHYGFPWVMGGIENPQQYPDWQPSPETDPFINKFAHAWQVRYFHNDPEFPPRPTGVKFSPGIQNVGPAANEYRTNAGKVVDGDQTAVTISTFTPHASPLGLFFDKKNVLAKDLKGEGFVIRYTLGARSVLMKPFTEEGADLLHLDLTYNKAADNYYVKTTRLVDGFKEATDAVLVGNEVYVIEYSGRNPGNLWKITLPKDAKVKMTEFVKPE; from the coding sequence ATGCCTGTTTTTCGTTCTGTATTAGTTACTATGTATTTTTTAGGGGTGATGGAAATTACCCCTTTTTTAGCTTCTGCCCAGGATAGTAAACCACCGACTCCCAATCCCGAAAAAATTACCCCGAATATACAAGATGCCCCAACTCCGGCTGTAAAACCATTACGTGCTTTGCGGCCCGATATCCAGATTAAACATTGGATGTTGGTGGAACCCAAAGCCGTGCGGCTGCTGTACCAGGCTTCTACCGGCAGCTTGTGGTACACTACCTTCGATGGGGACGTGTACCGGATTAAAAACAACAAGGGAGATAACCCCACCAGTCAAAAAATTTTCACGGCCCAGGACCATGGCATTCCCCGGTTGCAGGGTGCCATTTTTTTAAAAAACAGCTTATTTTTGTGCGGCAATACTACGGCTAACAACGGTAAAGGTACTACCGGCCGTCTGGTGCGGTTCGATATTCCGGCCTCCGGAAAACCCATTCTCACCGAGGTGTTTAATACAGTGGAATACGGTACTAACAAAACTGTTTTCGACCATGGTTGGAATGCTCTGGAAATTAGCCCGGATGAAAAATATATTTACGTAAACAGCGGAGCCCGCACCGACCACGGCGAAGTACAGGATAACGACGGCTTTTACCCGAATGCCCGCAACGGTGCTTTAACCGCCAACATTTTTCGTTTTCCGGTTACAGCTAAAAACCTGCTTTTGCCCAACGACTTAGAGCAATTAAAAGCCGCAGGCTACCTTTACGCGGAAGGCATTCGCAACGCCTTCGACCTAGCTTTTGATGGTACGGGTAATTTATTCGGGGTTTCCAATTCCGCGGATTACGATATGCCCGAAGACATGTTCTGGCTCCGGGAAGGCCACCATTACGGATTTCCCTGGGTCATGGGCGGTATCGAAAACCCGCAGCAATACCCCGATTGGCAACCCAGTCCGGAAACCGATCCGTTCATCAATAAATTTGCCCACGCCTGGCAGGTGCGGTATTTTCACAACGACCCGGAATTTCCCCCAAGACCCACCGGGGTAAAGTTCTCGCCGGGAATCCAAAATGTGGGTCCGGCTGCCAACGAGTACCGTACCAATGCCGGCAAAGTAGTGGATGGCGATCAAACCGCCGTAACCATTAGCACGTTCACGCCCCACGCTTCGCCTTTAGGTTTATTTTTCGACAAGAAGAATGTTTTAGCTAAGGATTTAAAAGGCGAAGGCTTTGTAATCCGCTACACCTTGGGAGCCCGTTCGGTGTTAATGAAGCCTTTTACCGAAGAAGGAGCCGATTTATTACATTTAGATCTGACTTACAACAAAGCGGCGGATAATTACTACGTAAAAACCACTCGCCTGGTAGATGGCTTTAAAGAAGCCACGGATGCCGTGCTGGTGGGTAACGAAGTTTATGTGATTGAATACAGCGGGCGCAACCCAGGCAACCTTTGGAAAATAACTTTACCTAAAGATGCAAAAGTTAAAATGACCGAGTTTGTGAAACCGGAGTAA